Part of the Parambassis ranga chromosome 16, fParRan2.1, whole genome shotgun sequence genome, TAGCCCGCTCGGCGCAGAGCAGGACATCAAACCCGCGGTGCAGAGCGCCCGGGACGAGATGCACAATTCCAGCAACAACCTGCAGCACCAGTCACGGCCACCCCACCTGGTGCACCAGACGCACGGGAACCACCACGACGGCCGTGCGTGGAGAACCACAACCGCGGCGCACATACCGAGCATGGCGACGACGAATGGCCAAAGCCTTATATACTCCCAGCCGGGTTTCAGCGTGAATGGGCTCATCCCGGGCAGCGGACAGGGGATGCACCACCACAACCTAAGAGACAGTCATGAAGACCACCACAGCCCGCACCTCAGCGATCACGGCCACCCACCGTCCCAGCATCAGCACCAGCACCGGCCGCAGAGCCACCACGACCACTCGGACGAGGATACGCCGACCTCGGACGACCTGGAGCAGTTTGCCAAACAGTTTAAACAGCGGAGGATCAAGCTGGGCTTCACGCAGGCGGACGTGGGACTCGCCCTGGGGACCCTGTACGGAAATGTGTTTTCCCAAACCACCATATGCAGGTTTGAGGCCCTGCAGCTCAGCTTCAAAAACATGTGCAAGCTGAAGCCTCTGTTGAACAAGTGGCTGGAGGAGGCGGACTCCACCTCGGGCAGCCCGACCAGCCTGGACAAAATCGCGGCGCagggaaggaaaagaaaaaaacggaCTTCAATCGAGGTAAGCGTAAAAGGAGCTTTGGAGAGCCATTTTTTGAAGTGCCCTAAACCGGCAGCGTCGGAAATAATCAGCTTGGCGGACAGTCTGCACCTGGAGAAAGAAGTGGTGAGGGTTTGGTTTTGTAAcaggagacagaaggagaaacgCATGACCCCTCCCGGAGGAGCGCTGCCGGGGAGCGAGGATGTGTACGGGGACACGCCGCCGCACCATGGGGTCCAGACC contains:
- the pou3f2b gene encoding POU domain, class 3, transcription factor 2 — protein: MSNRGGAESRCASASTWQSAWEPPVGRRGSVKCEVPLIRATSPAPRVMATAASNHYNILTSSASIVHSEPGSMQQATAYRDAQSLLQGDYPLQSNSHSLSHAHQWITALSHGEGAPWSSSPLGAEQDIKPAVQSARDEMHNSSNNLQHQSRPPHLVHQTHGNHHDGRAWRTTTAAHIPSMATTNGQSLIYSQPGFSVNGLIPGSGQGMHHHNLRDSHEDHHSPHLSDHGHPPSQHQHQHRPQSHHDHSDEDTPTSDDLEQFAKQFKQRRIKLGFTQADVGLALGTLYGNVFSQTTICRFEALQLSFKNMCKLKPLLNKWLEEADSTSGSPTSLDKIAAQGRKRKKRTSIEVSVKGALESHFLKCPKPAASEIISLADSLHLEKEVVRVWFCNRRQKEKRMTPPGGALPGSEDVYGDTPPHHGVQTPVQ